Proteins co-encoded in one Bacillus paramycoides genomic window:
- the ctsR gene encoding transcriptional regulator CtsR, whose amino-acid sequence MRNISDIIEQYLKQVIDLSNNNVIEIKRNEIADRFECVPSQINYVINTRFTLERGFVVESKRGGGGYIRIIKVKLHDDIDIINQMLHMIDHSVAQGNAESMIIRLIEEGIITNREAKLMLSVLDRSVLSMDVPSRDELRARILCAMLRTLKYK is encoded by the coding sequence ATGAGAAATATATCTGATATCATTGAGCAATATCTAAAGCAAGTTATTGACTTAAGCAATAATAATGTGATTGAAATCAAAAGAAATGAGATTGCGGATCGATTCGAGTGCGTACCATCTCAAATCAATTATGTAATCAATACCCGTTTTACGTTAGAAAGAGGATTTGTAGTAGAAAGTAAACGTGGTGGAGGAGGTTACATTCGCATTATAAAAGTCAAACTGCATGACGATATAGACATTATTAATCAAATGCTTCATATGATTGATCATAGCGTTGCTCAAGGAAATGCAGAGAGTATGATTATACGTTTAATAGAAGAGGGAATCATAACAAATCGTGAAGCTAAACTCATGTTAAGTGTACTAGATCGTTCTGTACTATCAATGGATGTTCCTTCTCGAGATGAACTTAGGGCTCGAATATTATGCGCAATGTTAAGGACACTGAAATATAAATAA
- a CDS encoding UvrB/UvrC motif-containing protein, with protein sequence MTCQNCNIRPATLHYTKVINEKKAEVHLCEQCAEQSGYTSFFQSSQSNFSFHDLFAGLLHGESTMFEEGKNGFSNTSILRCPDCKMTYEQFTKVGRFGCASCYDTFKEHLKPLLKRLHGGHTDHCGKIPKRIEGNIHLKKELDELKLILKQYVQKEEFEKAAEIRDKIRGLETQLSEHREGE encoded by the coding sequence ATGACTTGTCAAAACTGTAATATAAGACCAGCAACTTTACATTATACAAAAGTAATTAACGAAAAGAAGGCGGAAGTTCATCTTTGTGAGCAATGTGCAGAACAAAGTGGCTATACGTCTTTCTTTCAATCATCGCAGTCTAACTTTTCATTCCATGATTTATTTGCTGGGTTATTACACGGTGAATCAACAATGTTTGAAGAAGGAAAAAACGGATTTTCGAATACAAGTATATTAAGGTGTCCAGATTGTAAGATGACATATGAGCAATTTACAAAGGTAGGACGCTTTGGATGTGCTTCTTGTTACGATACATTTAAGGAACATTTAAAGCCCTTATTAAAACGTCTTCACGGCGGGCATACAGATCATTGTGGAAAAATTCCTAAACGTATAGAAGGAAATATTCACTTAAAGAAAGAATTAGATGAACTAAAACTCATTCTGAAACAATATGTACAGAAAGAGGAGTTTGAGAAAGCTGCTGAAATAAGGGATAAAATTCGAGGTCTTGAAACTCAGCTTAGTGAGCATAGAGAGGGGGAATAG